The following proteins are encoded in a genomic region of bacterium:
- a CDS encoding helix-turn-helix domain-containing protein, which produces MEAESSTEQWVSVEQVAQHLNVKPDTVYKWLERKDMPAHKVGRLWRFKMSEIDTWVRSGGAATKGDEEK; this is translated from the coding sequence ATGGAAGCAGAATCAAGCACAGAACAGTGGGTTTCAGTTGAGCAGGTTGCTCAACACCTGAACGTTAAACCCGACACAGTTTACAAATGGCTAGAACGTAAAGACATGCCAGCGCACAAGGTTGGGCGACTATGGCGGTTCAAGATGTCTGAGATCGATACGTGGGTGCGTTCTGGTGGAGCTGCAACCAAGGGCGATGAAGAGAAGTGA